In Paenibacillus sp. 1781tsa1, one DNA window encodes the following:
- a CDS encoding urease accessory protein UreD encodes MSTGLNISIWMTMLPLHICIHTAMNMALTHINSSSVPTGTEMNRNESTGEPITRRSELRATFAFQGERTVMTDRYYSAPLRFSRSFRPPGGGTELCVYTSDVSPGVLNGDHYHSEWELGEGTHVMLSSTSATRLHPTPSLPSSVNHHFRLGKGATLEYFPECVIPFKGSSSSLAVTFELEEQAILAYADIWSAGRIHRGEAFQFERYRSLTEIWQGKQLAVWDRFGLVPETDDPKHSASLLHYTHTAALWIIAPGLGTAELEQVRSALPPDGRMLAGASLLATGGIGVRLLGVAAWELQEQCLQIWNTLRPQLLGKETLVFRK; translated from the coding sequence TTGTCCACTGGCTTGAACATCAGTATATGGATGACGATGCTTCCGCTGCACATCTGCATTCACACAGCCATGAACATGGCACTCACTCACATTAATTCATCTTCTGTTCCCACCGGGACAGAGATGAATCGGAACGAAAGTACAGGTGAGCCCATCACGCGCCGCAGCGAGCTTCGGGCCACCTTTGCCTTTCAAGGCGAGCGGACGGTTATGACCGATCGTTATTACAGCGCCCCTCTTCGGTTTAGCCGATCCTTTCGACCTCCCGGAGGCGGAACCGAATTATGTGTGTACACGTCAGACGTCTCTCCCGGAGTCCTTAACGGGGATCATTATCATTCCGAGTGGGAATTAGGTGAAGGCACGCATGTCATGCTGAGCAGTACATCAGCAACCAGGCTTCATCCTACACCTTCCCTTCCCTCATCCGTTAATCATCACTTTCGGTTGGGAAAAGGAGCCACGCTGGAATACTTCCCGGAATGCGTCATTCCCTTCAAGGGAAGTTCTTCTTCACTCGCTGTAACCTTTGAGCTGGAAGAACAGGCCATTCTTGCCTATGCAGATATCTGGTCTGCCGGACGGATTCATCGGGGAGAAGCGTTCCAGTTCGAACGCTACCGCAGCTTGACGGAGATATGGCAAGGTAAGCAACTGGCTGTCTGGGATCGCTTCGGACTCGTACCGGAAACCGATGACCCCAAACACTCAGCGTCCCTCCTTCACTACACTCATACCGCTGCATTGTGGATAATCGCCCCGGGGCTTGGCACTGCGGAGTTGGAACAAGTCAGATCCGCGCTGCCACCCGATGGACGAATGCTCGCAGGTGCGAGCTTGCTGGCAACTGGGGGTATCGGTGTTCGACTTCTTGGCGTGGCCGCTTGGGAGCTTCAGGAACAGTGCCTTCAGATCTGGAACACACTTCGTCCCCAGCTGCTGGGCAAAGAAACTCTTGTCTTTCGCAAATAA
- the ureG gene encoding urease accessory protein UreG yields MCGGANHTHHPEWERKAFDRSRPMRIGIGGPVGSGKTALVEKLSKALRTRYSLAVITNDIYTKEDAEILLRQNALAPERIIGVETGGCPHTAIREDASMNFEAVDELIERFPDLQLIFIESGGDNLSAAFSPELADVFIYIIDVAQGEKLPRKGGPGITRSDLLLINKTDLAPYVGASLEVMKNDTERVREGRPYVMSNLMSGEGVSEIVHWLEHQYMDDDASAAHLHSHSHEHGTHSH; encoded by the coding sequence ATGTGTGGAGGAGCTAATCATACGCATCATCCAGAGTGGGAACGTAAAGCATTTGATCGGAGTCGTCCGATGCGAATTGGGATTGGCGGACCGGTAGGTTCAGGCAAAACAGCCCTTGTCGAGAAGCTGTCCAAGGCACTGCGTACACGTTATAGCCTTGCTGTCATCACGAATGACATTTATACCAAGGAAGATGCCGAGATCTTGCTGCGTCAGAATGCATTGGCACCAGAACGTATTATCGGTGTAGAGACAGGCGGATGCCCGCACACGGCTATTCGTGAGGATGCTTCCATGAATTTCGAAGCGGTTGACGAGTTGATTGAACGTTTCCCGGACCTGCAACTGATCTTTATCGAAAGCGGTGGCGACAATCTCTCCGCTGCATTCAGTCCGGAACTCGCTGATGTGTTCATCTACATTATCGACGTTGCCCAAGGAGAGAAACTTCCTCGCAAAGGCGGTCCTGGCATTACGCGTTCAGATCTGCTGTTAATCAACAAAACCGACCTCGCCCCTTACGTTGGAGCAAGCCTGGAAGTGATGAAAAATGATACCGAGCGGGTACGCGAAGGCCGTCCTTATGTCATGTCTAATCTAATGAGCGGTGAAGGTGTATCCGAGATTGTCCACTGGCTTGAACATCAGTATATGGATGACGATGCTTCCGCTGCACATCTGCATTCACACAGCCATGAACATGGCACTCACTCACATTAA
- a CDS encoding urease accessory protein UreF, with translation MMNSGTKLLRYVQLLDSALPIGGFSHSFGLEAYTHDGTVQNTTQLEQFIRSQLHSSLVRLDGLAIKGVYQAIHQQDAALLALYDKRVHAQRSPRELRESGHKMGKRLLKLARSLYPWMDFTLMDEAIREYGAYCGITTIHGYINYQLEIGLDEAVTGHLYTSVNAYVNSALRLLPIGQTEAQMLIQKLLHDIEAEWTLIRENDPEDMHSFGIAQEIYAMRHEILPARLFMS, from the coding sequence ATGATGAATAGCGGCACGAAGCTACTCCGTTACGTTCAGCTGTTGGATTCAGCCCTGCCCATCGGCGGGTTCTCCCATTCCTTCGGTCTGGAGGCTTATACGCATGATGGCACGGTGCAAAATACCACACAGCTCGAACAGTTTATTCGCAGTCAGCTTCATTCCAGTCTTGTGCGACTAGATGGCCTTGCCATCAAAGGAGTCTATCAGGCAATACATCAGCAAGATGCCGCTCTACTTGCCCTGTATGACAAACGTGTCCACGCCCAGCGCTCCCCTCGGGAACTCAGGGAGAGCGGTCACAAAATGGGAAAGCGACTACTTAAACTCGCCCGTTCACTCTATCCATGGATGGACTTCACCCTGATGGATGAGGCCATACGGGAATACGGCGCGTATTGTGGCATCACGACCATACACGGTTATATCAACTATCAATTGGAGATTGGATTGGATGAGGCTGTCACCGGGCACCTGTATACCTCAGTTAACGCTTATGTAAACAGCGCACTTCGCCTTCTGCCCATCGGTCAAACCGAGGCGCAAATGCTGATTCAGAAACTGCTTCATGACATTGAAGCGGAATGGACTCTCATCCGGGAGAATGACCCGGAGGACATGCACAGCTTTGGAATCGCCCAGGAAATCTACGCCATGCGGCATGAGATCTTACCCGCGCGGCTGTTTATGTCTTAA
- the ureC gene encoding urease subunit alpha, which yields MKRMSREQYASMFGPTTGDAVRLADTELWAEIEHDYAVYGDESKFGGGKVIRDGMGQSTSALRSDGTPDTVITNAIIIDHWGIVKADIGIRDGHICAIGKSGNPDTMDGVHPALVIGASTEIIAGEGMIVTAGGIDTHIHFICPQQIQTALSSGVTTMIGGGTGPATGTKATTCTPGAWHIHRMLESAEAFPMNIGYLGKGNSSSTAPLIEQIEAGVIGLKLHEDWGTTPSAIDACLTAAGEHDVQVAIHTDTLNETGFLENTLAAINGRTIHTYHTEGAGGGHAPDIIRAAGESYVIPSSTNPTRPYTRNTVEEHLDMLMVCHHLDPSIPEDVAFADSRIRPETIAAEDILHDLGVFSIISSDSQAMGRVGEVIIRTWQTADKMKKQRGKLELNPDSPSDNDRIKRYVAKYTINPAIAHGIGHLVGSVEVGKLADLTIWKPAYFGVKPEIVIKGGMITFAQMGDPNASIPTPQPVFGRPMFGAYGSAIANGSITFVSQAAADAGIKETLGLKKRVEPVKGCRSVSKKDMIHNDVTPVIEVDPETYEVRADGELLTCEPADELPMAQRYFMF from the coding sequence ATGAAACGAATGAGTCGCGAGCAATATGCTTCGATGTTCGGACCTACAACTGGTGATGCCGTAAGACTAGCAGATACCGAACTATGGGCAGAGATCGAACATGACTATGCTGTATACGGAGATGAGAGCAAGTTCGGGGGTGGCAAAGTCATCCGCGACGGGATGGGCCAGTCCACCTCTGCCCTGCGCAGTGACGGTACTCCTGATACCGTTATTACCAACGCCATCATCATTGATCATTGGGGCATTGTAAAAGCAGACATCGGCATTCGGGATGGTCACATCTGTGCCATTGGCAAATCCGGTAACCCGGATACAATGGATGGGGTTCACCCCGCGCTGGTCATCGGCGCTTCCACCGAAATCATTGCTGGTGAAGGCATGATTGTAACAGCTGGCGGCATTGATACCCATATTCATTTCATCTGTCCACAGCAGATTCAGACCGCATTATCCTCCGGTGTAACGACCATGATTGGCGGCGGAACAGGACCAGCAACAGGAACCAAAGCCACCACCTGCACACCAGGGGCCTGGCACATTCACCGGATGCTGGAGTCAGCAGAAGCTTTTCCCATGAACATCGGTTACCTCGGCAAAGGCAACAGCTCCAGCACCGCACCTCTAATCGAACAGATTGAAGCGGGTGTAATCGGTCTGAAGCTGCATGAGGATTGGGGAACTACCCCGAGCGCTATCGATGCCTGCCTGACTGCCGCCGGTGAACATGATGTTCAAGTCGCTATCCATACCGATACACTGAACGAAACCGGATTTCTCGAAAACACACTGGCCGCGATCAATGGCCGGACGATCCACACGTACCATACGGAAGGCGCTGGTGGCGGACATGCACCGGATATTATTCGGGCCGCTGGGGAGTCCTACGTTATCCCCTCATCCACCAACCCAACACGACCGTACACACGCAACACTGTAGAAGAACATCTGGATATGTTGATGGTGTGCCATCACCTGGACCCTTCCATTCCGGAAGATGTGGCATTTGCCGATTCGCGAATTCGTCCCGAAACGATTGCAGCCGAAGACATTTTGCATGATCTTGGGGTGTTCAGCATCATCAGTTCGGATTCACAAGCCATGGGCCGAGTGGGCGAAGTCATTATACGCACTTGGCAGACAGCCGACAAAATGAAAAAACAGCGCGGCAAACTTGAACTCAACCCAGATTCACCTTCCGATAACGATCGGATCAAGAGATATGTCGCCAAATACACCATCAATCCAGCGATCGCTCATGGAATCGGACACCTCGTCGGTTCGGTGGAAGTCGGCAAGCTGGCAGATCTAACCATATGGAAACCAGCCTACTTCGGTGTAAAACCCGAGATTGTCATCAAAGGCGGCATGATTACATTCGCCCAAATGGGTGATCCCAATGCATCCATCCCGACACCTCAGCCGGTTTTTGGCAGACCGATGTTCGGAGCCTATGGAAGCGCCATTGCCAACGGATCGATCACCTTTGTCTCCCAAGCCGCAGCAGATGCGGGAATCAAAGAGACATTAGGGCTGAAAAAGAGGGTTGAACCTGTTAAAGGCTGCCGCTCGGTAAGCAAAAAAGACATGATTCATAACGACGTCACCCCTGTCATTGAAGTCGATCCCGAAACCTATGAGGTACGCGCCGACGGCGAGCTGCTCACCTGTGAACCCGCAGACGAGTTGCCTATGGCACAGCGCTACTTTATGTTTTGA
- a CDS encoding urease subunit beta translates to MIPGEYRLKPDDDIICHPDRPTIRLIVLNRGDRPVQVGSHVHFYEVNAALDFDRTSAFGHRLHIPAGTAVRFEPGEEKPVELTTFGGKRQIHGFNGLTEGSADQQPDPQKLEAFLKTFSPPIQDGGGPS, encoded by the coding sequence ATGATTCCTGGTGAATATCGCTTGAAGCCAGATGACGATATCATCTGTCATCCGGATCGTCCAACCATACGCCTGATTGTCCTGAACCGCGGCGACCGTCCCGTCCAGGTCGGCTCTCACGTTCACTTCTATGAAGTTAATGCCGCGCTGGACTTCGATCGCACTTCAGCTTTTGGACATCGTCTGCATATTCCGGCAGGCACCGCCGTCCGTTTCGAACCTGGTGAGGAGAAACCCGTCGAACTCACGACCTTTGGCGGCAAACGCCAGATTCACGGATTCAATGGATTAACGGAAGGCTCAGCGGATCAACAACCCGATCCACAGAAACTGGAGGCATTCCTGAAGACGTTCTCCCCTCCCATACAGGATGGAGGTGGGCCTTCATGA
- a CDS encoding urease subunit gamma, protein MHWTEQEKEKLLITVAANLARERRARGLKLNVPEAIALLTSELMERARDGMSVADLMRHGGTILTREDCMDGVPDMIPEVQVEATFPDGTKLVTVHEPIR, encoded by the coding sequence TTGCACTGGACTGAACAGGAAAAGGAAAAACTCCTGATTACCGTGGCCGCTAACCTCGCCCGTGAACGAAGAGCACGCGGACTCAAATTAAATGTTCCCGAAGCCATCGCTTTATTGACCTCCGAACTCATGGAACGGGCACGGGATGGAATGAGTGTTGCCGATTTAATGAGACACGGAGGCACCATCCTGACACGCGAAGACTGTATGGATGGCGTTCCTGATATGATCCCTGAAGTACAGGTAGAAGCCACATTTCCTGACGGTACCAAACTCGTTACCGTACATGAACCTATACGCTGA
- the urtA gene encoding urea ABC transporter substrate-binding protein, producing MKKRSVKLWSILLGAVIVMTGCVEGTAPPEASGSGGTGEPAASGDTIKVGILHSLSGTMAISEVSVKDAEMLAIEEINAAGGVLGKQIEPVIEDGASDWPTFAEKAGKLLQQDKVAAVFGGWTSASRKAMLPVFEQNKGLLFYPVQYEGLESSPNIFYTGATTNQQIVPSVTWLLENRGKTFYLLGSDYVFPKTANQVIKAQLAAEGGEVVGEEYTPLGHTDYSTIISKIKAAKPDIVYNTLNGDSNVAFFKQLKDAGISSDQMTTLSVSVAEEEIRGIGADVLKGHLASWNYYQTTDTPENATFVAKYKEKYGADRVTADPIEAGYVAVYLWKAAVEKAGSTDVEKVKAAAKGLEFDAPEGKVTVDGENQHIYKTVRIGEVQEDGQFKELWNSGAPVKPDPYLKTYEWGASLSAK from the coding sequence TTGAAGAAGAGGTCGGTCAAGTTATGGAGTATTTTGCTCGGTGCGGTCATTGTAATGACAGGATGTGTGGAGGGTACTGCGCCGCCTGAAGCTTCAGGTTCGGGTGGTACAGGAGAACCGGCTGCATCCGGTGATACGATTAAAGTTGGCATTCTTCACTCCCTCAGCGGAACGATGGCAATCAGTGAGGTATCTGTTAAAGATGCCGAGATGCTTGCTATTGAAGAGATTAACGCCGCGGGCGGAGTTTTGGGTAAGCAGATCGAGCCAGTAATTGAGGATGGCGCTTCGGATTGGCCTACTTTTGCGGAGAAGGCTGGAAAGCTGCTGCAACAGGATAAGGTCGCTGCAGTATTTGGTGGATGGACCTCTGCAAGTCGGAAGGCTATGCTCCCGGTGTTCGAACAGAACAAAGGTCTGTTGTTTTACCCGGTACAATATGAAGGATTGGAATCGTCGCCAAATATTTTTTATACAGGAGCAACAACCAATCAGCAAATCGTTCCATCCGTAACCTGGTTACTGGAGAACAGGGGCAAGACGTTTTATCTGCTCGGTTCAGATTATGTTTTCCCGAAAACGGCCAATCAGGTCATTAAGGCACAACTCGCAGCAGAGGGCGGAGAAGTGGTGGGTGAGGAGTATACACCGCTGGGACATACCGATTACAGTACCATCATTAGCAAAATCAAGGCTGCGAAGCCGGATATTGTATACAATACACTGAACGGAGATAGCAATGTGGCCTTCTTCAAACAATTGAAGGATGCCGGAATCTCTTCGGATCAGATGACAACCCTCTCGGTAAGTGTGGCGGAGGAAGAAATCCGTGGTATTGGCGCGGACGTGTTGAAGGGACATCTCGCTTCGTGGAACTATTATCAGACAACGGATACGCCTGAAAATGCAACATTTGTTGCCAAGTATAAAGAAAAATACGGTGCTGATCGGGTGACAGCAGATCCGATTGAAGCGGGATACGTTGCGGTATATCTGTGGAAGGCGGCGGTGGAAAAAGCGGGATCAACCGACGTGGAGAAGGTTAAGGCAGCTGCGAAGGGTCTGGAGTTTGATGCCCCGGAAGGTAAGGTAACCGTGGATGGAGAGAATCAGCATATCTACAAAACTGTACGGATCGGTGAGGTGCAGGAAGATGGGCAGTTCAAGGAATTATGGAATTCTGGCGCGCCTGTCAAGCCGGACCCTTATCTGAAAACGTATGAATGGGGAGCTTCCCTTAGCGCCAAATAA
- the urtB gene encoding urea ABC transporter permease subunit UrtB, translated as MDMFILQMFNGLSISSILLLIALGLAVTFGLMNVINMAHGELIMIGAYATYVTQNLFMSYAPAAWFGAYFVVALPIAFIVAALIGWLLEVVLIRHLYGRPLDSLLATWGVGMMLQQLARTIFGAPNVGVSSPAWLNGGLAISDGIVFPYKRIFIIALVAVVLLCMYLYIYRTSSGRRMRAVMQNRSMAGCLGISTRRVDGMTFAIGSGIAGIAGCALTLIGPIGPSLGTYYIVDAFMVVVLGGVGKLVGTVCGALGIGMFNTLFETYTSASIGKVLVFVCIVAFLQWKPRGLVAMRTRSLD; from the coding sequence ATGGATATGTTTATCCTGCAGATGTTCAATGGTCTGAGTATCAGTTCAATTCTGTTGTTGATAGCACTCGGTCTGGCGGTAACGTTTGGGTTGATGAATGTCATCAATATGGCTCACGGTGAACTGATCATGATCGGTGCGTACGCCACATATGTAACACAGAATCTGTTCATGTCCTATGCTCCAGCAGCGTGGTTTGGTGCCTACTTTGTTGTAGCTTTGCCGATTGCGTTCATCGTCGCCGCTCTAATTGGCTGGTTGCTCGAAGTTGTGCTGATCAGGCATCTATATGGCAGGCCGCTTGACAGTCTGCTTGCGACATGGGGCGTAGGGATGATGCTGCAACAACTGGCCCGTACGATATTCGGAGCGCCGAATGTGGGGGTATCCAGTCCGGCTTGGCTCAATGGAGGATTGGCGATCTCGGATGGCATTGTATTTCCGTACAAGCGAATTTTCATTATCGCATTGGTTGCGGTTGTGCTGCTGTGTATGTATCTGTATATCTATCGAACATCATCCGGAAGACGAATGAGGGCTGTGATGCAGAATCGGAGTATGGCAGGGTGCCTTGGAATTTCGACTCGGCGGGTAGATGGCATGACCTTTGCCATTGGTTCGGGCATCGCCGGAATTGCTGGCTGTGCATTAACGCTCATTGGTCCAATTGGCCCATCACTTGGCACGTATTATATTGTGGATGCATTCATGGTCGTTGTTCTGGGTGGCGTAGGGAAATTGGTCGGAACTGTGTGTGGTGCACTGGGGATTGGTATGTTCAACACGCTGTTCGAAACGTATACCTCTGCCTCCATTGGCAAGGTGCTGGTATTTGTGTGTATCGTTGCTTTTCTGCAATGGAAACCACGTGGCTTGGTCGCAATGCGTACACGGAGTCTCGATTAA
- the urtC gene encoding urea ABC transporter permease subunit UrtC, whose product MSALLKTGSLKMRIIWAVVLIMMCLAPLISTEFRLSLLAKFLALAILAIGLDLIWGYGGVLSLGHGVFFGLGGYAMAMYLKLQASGATLPDFMGWSGLSGLPWFWEPFRSFPVALLLGIALPALLAFALGWFTFRNRITGVYFTILTQALVLITVTLFVGKQEWTGGTNGITGYNSIFGFTLHSAGTTIVLYYITLAILVIAYVLCRRMVNSRFGQVLEAARDGENRVRFLGYDPAGYKTLAFAFSGALAGIAGMLFVLQVGIISPSMMGIVPSIEMVLWVALGGRGTLIGAVIGAVVLNAAKTGISEAYPEGWLFVIGGLFVTVVLFMPNGIVGVYRHVVRLLKRRGERAHVQVTREKPEVY is encoded by the coding sequence ATGTCGGCATTACTCAAGACTGGCAGTCTGAAAATGAGGATCATCTGGGCAGTTGTACTCATCATGATGTGTCTTGCTCCACTGATCTCCACGGAGTTTCGTCTGAGTCTATTAGCCAAGTTTTTGGCGCTGGCGATCCTGGCCATTGGTCTCGATTTGATCTGGGGTTATGGTGGTGTGTTGAGTCTTGGGCATGGTGTGTTCTTTGGGCTAGGTGGATACGCGATGGCGATGTATCTGAAGCTTCAGGCCAGTGGAGCAACGCTTCCTGACTTCATGGGATGGAGTGGTCTCAGTGGTCTGCCATGGTTCTGGGAACCATTTCGCTCTTTCCCGGTGGCGCTGTTATTGGGGATAGCCCTTCCGGCATTGCTTGCCTTTGCCCTGGGGTGGTTTACGTTCCGTAACCGGATCACCGGTGTTTATTTTACGATCCTGACTCAAGCTTTGGTTCTTATTACGGTAACACTCTTTGTTGGTAAACAGGAATGGACGGGTGGAACGAATGGCATTACCGGGTATAATTCAATCTTTGGTTTTACACTTCATTCCGCTGGAACAACAATAGTTCTCTACTATATAACGCTTGCTATTCTGGTGATCGCGTATGTGCTCTGTCGTCGAATGGTGAACAGTCGGTTCGGCCAAGTGCTCGAAGCTGCGCGTGATGGAGAGAATCGGGTGCGATTCCTCGGATATGATCCGGCAGGATATAAAACGCTGGCTTTTGCTTTTTCAGGTGCGCTTGCAGGTATTGCGGGCATGTTGTTTGTTCTTCAGGTCGGTATTATCTCGCCATCCATGATGGGGATTGTGCCTTCCATTGAGATGGTCCTGTGGGTTGCGTTGGGTGGTCGCGGTACGCTTATTGGAGCGGTCATCGGAGCGGTGGTGCTGAATGCAGCCAAAACAGGTATAAGCGAGGCTTACCCCGAAGGCTGGCTGTTTGTCATTGGTGGGTTATTTGTAACGGTAGTTTTGTTCATGCCAAACGGTATTGTAGGTGTGTATCGTCATGTCGTTCGCTTGCTGAAGCGGAGAGGAGAGAGAGCGCATGTCCAAGTCACTCGAGAAAAACCTGAAGTCTACTAA
- the urtD gene encoding urea ABC transporter ATP-binding protein UrtD: MSKSLEKNLKSTKDSAVLVAEDITVAFGGFVAVKGMNLKLLEHDLHFLIGPNGAGKTTMLDVICGKTKPLSGSVKMADGADLTRLREHQIVRKGVGRKFQAPSIFAGLTVQENLTLAAETRRSPLQAIGIRRYGKMSAAMERVTLQIGLQDRVETRAGALSHGEKQWLEIGMLLLQEPRVLLLDEPAAGMTDEETHKTGRLLQEIARERSVVVVEHDMEFVREFAAKVTVMHEGKLLKEGTMAEVQADPKVAEVYLGKRRDDHAVAATN; the protein is encoded by the coding sequence ATGTCCAAGTCACTCGAGAAAAACCTGAAGTCTACTAAGGATTCGGCGGTCCTGGTAGCTGAGGATATTACGGTGGCCTTTGGCGGGTTCGTTGCTGTCAAAGGCATGAATCTGAAGCTGCTTGAGCATGATCTGCATTTTCTGATTGGACCGAATGGTGCAGGGAAAACGACGATGCTGGATGTGATCTGTGGCAAAACCAAACCGTTGTCCGGCTCGGTGAAGATGGCGGATGGCGCGGACTTGACGAGACTGAGGGAACACCAGATTGTTCGCAAAGGTGTAGGACGCAAATTCCAGGCGCCATCAATCTTCGCGGGTCTGACGGTTCAGGAGAATCTGACGCTGGCAGCGGAGACTCGCCGTTCCCCTTTGCAAGCCATCGGTATTCGTCGATATGGGAAAATGAGTGCTGCCATGGAGCGTGTTACCCTCCAGATTGGTCTGCAAGACCGCGTTGAGACTCGTGCAGGGGCGTTATCGCATGGGGAGAAGCAGTGGCTGGAGATCGGCATGTTGCTTCTGCAGGAGCCACGTGTGTTGTTACTGGACGAACCAGCCGCGGGCATGACGGATGAAGAAACACACAAGACAGGGCGACTCCTGCAAGAGATTGCGCGTGAACGCTCGGTTGTGGTGGTGGAGCATGATATGGAGTTTGTGCGAGAGTTCGCAGCCAAGGTAACGGTAATGCATGAAGGGAAATTGCTGAAGGAAGGTACGATGGCGGAGGTACAGGCAGACCCGAAAGTAGCAGAAGTGTATCTGGGCAAAAGGAGGGATGACCATGCTGTCGCTGCAACGAATTGA
- the urtE gene encoding urea ABC transporter ATP-binding subunit UrtE produces MLSLQRIESGYGESNVLRGVNLDVQPGQVVCLMGRNGVGKTTLMKTLMGLLKTRKGSIQWQHQELSTLDTAKRARAGIGYVPQGREIFPQLTVKENLLLGLETSAPGLKTFPEDVLAMFPVLATMYGRQGGDLSGGQQQQLAFARALASRPGLLLLDEPTEGIQPSIVEDIRQVILQLKAKGDLSVLLVEQSIDFVKSAADYIYIMDKGTITLHGTPQELDMSQFEHHLSV; encoded by the coding sequence ATGCTGTCGCTGCAACGAATTGAATCCGGCTACGGGGAGAGCAATGTGCTTCGTGGTGTGAATCTGGACGTACAGCCTGGACAGGTGGTGTGTCTGATGGGCCGTAACGGTGTAGGTAAAACCACGTTGATGAAAACATTAATGGGGCTGCTCAAAACACGCAAGGGCAGTATCCAGTGGCAACATCAGGAGTTATCCACCTTGGACACAGCTAAGCGCGCAAGGGCAGGAATCGGTTATGTACCGCAGGGGCGGGAGATTTTCCCGCAGCTTACGGTGAAAGAAAATCTGTTGCTTGGCCTGGAGACAAGTGCGCCGGGATTAAAAACGTTCCCAGAGGATGTGCTGGCGATGTTTCCAGTGCTTGCTACGATGTATGGACGGCAGGGCGGGGATCTGAGTGGTGGACAGCAGCAACAATTGGCATTTGCCCGGGCGTTGGCTTCACGTCCGGGGTTGTTACTACTTGATGAGCCGACAGAAGGCATCCAGCCTTCTATCGTGGAGGACATTCGGCAGGTTATTTTGCAGCTCAAGGCAAAGGGAGACCTCTCTGTTCTACTGGTGGAGCAGAGTATTGATTTTGTAAAGAGTGCCGCAGATTATATCTATATCATGGACAAAGGAACCATCACCCTGCACGGGACACCGCAAGAACTGGATATGTCACAGTTTGAACATCATCTGTCCGTGTAG
- a CDS encoding XRE family transcriptional regulator, whose protein sequence is MNKNKKKPVTPFGWAIKRRLTELQVDQKTFCEQHGIPPYRLSNLIHGTRKATRFRHMVADILDIPDELR, encoded by the coding sequence TTGAACAAGAACAAGAAAAAACCAGTTACTCCGTTCGGATGGGCCATCAAACGACGGCTAACCGAACTACAAGTGGACCAGAAGACCTTTTGTGAACAGCACGGCATTCCACCCTACCGTCTATCCAATCTCATTCACGGCACACGCAAAGCAACCCGATTCAGGCACATGGTCGCTGATATTTTGGATATTCCAGATGAACTGAGATAA
- a CDS encoding urease accessory UreF family protein gives MNRGNKLLDYVKLLDSSIQVGGFTHSFGMDIHIREGTIRNAEDLESFMRCQLHPSIVRLEGMAIKGIYTAADHKDTWRIALIDKLVHVQRTPGDLREQAAAMGKRLIRLARALHPWIDFSQLEQIFAKYDSVGCLSTVHAWINHHLDIPVEEAVLGYLHSAMNACITEASKVIPLNNDTTKDLIVRLATDLENEWNTVSASAADGLAQPTSMSMKSFFPSFHMLGAGLHAYRA, from the coding sequence GTGAACCGTGGGAATAAGCTGCTCGATTATGTCAAACTGCTTGATTCCTCTATTCAGGTTGGAGGGTTTACCCATTCCTTCGGCATGGATATCCATATCAGGGAGGGTACCATTCGTAATGCTGAAGATCTCGAATCATTCATGCGTTGTCAGTTGCATCCCAGCATTGTTCGTCTTGAAGGCATGGCCATCAAAGGCATCTATACCGCAGCAGATCACAAAGATACATGGCGGATAGCTCTGATCGACAAGCTGGTCCATGTTCAGCGAACTCCTGGAGATCTCAGAGAACAAGCTGCCGCCATGGGAAAACGATTGATCAGACTGGCACGCGCTCTGCACCCCTGGATTGATTTCAGCCAGCTCGAACAGATCTTCGCCAAATACGATTCGGTTGGCTGCCTCTCCACTGTTCACGCCTGGATTAACCACCACCTCGACATCCCGGTCGAGGAGGCGGTCCTTGGTTACCTGCATTCAGCCATGAATGCCTGCATAACCGAAGCCTCCAAAGTCATTCCCCTGAACAACGATACAACCAAAGATCTGATCGTCCGCCTGGCCACGGATCTTGAGAATGAATGGAATACCGTCAGCGCCTCCGCTGCGGATGGACTGGCACAGCCAACCTCGATGTCCATGAAATCATTTTTCCCCAGTTTCCATATGCTTGGAGCTGGACTTCATGCCTACAGGGCCTAG